A region of the Drosophila ananassae strain 14024-0371.13 chromosome XL, ASM1763931v2, whole genome shotgun sequence genome:
CCAGCATGCCGTCCTTGTAGGTCTCATAGTCGTAGGGGCCGTACTGTACGTGGACGGCATAGGAGGCGAGCAGCACCGACGCCTCGGGACGGCAGTAGATGTCCATGGAGAGTATGCTCTGTTTCACCTGCAGGAAGAACAGGTGCTGGGTGATCTCCTGGATCAGCTCCTCGCTGACGTTCTCCGGAAAGAACTTGGCGTAGAAACTGAACACATAAGTGTTGTTGTTGGCCTGGAGGTCGACGCGTTGATCCCGCACCCGCTTGTCCATCTTCAGCCAGGAGACGTTGCTGCGCGTGTCCACATACTGCAGGCCGAAGTACCAGGACTCGCGCAGACCGATGGTGCGGCACACGAGATCGAACAGGTCCTGGCCCGATGCCCGTGGCTCCAGCTTGAACTCCAGCTCCGAGTCGAAGGTGCTCACCCGCACCGAGAGCGATCGGTTCTTTTTGGAGCCGAACGGACTCATTGCACCGATTATGTGATGTGATGATTGCTTTCCCTCTTTCCTGTGCGTGTGTCTGCGTGTGCGTGAAGTCTATGCGTGTGTGCGTCTCGGTTCTGTGGGGGCCaacacatatgtatgtacatatgcgCCCTTCCGAACTAACTTGTGGCGTGCACTTgacttgttgctgctgctgctgctgatgctgctactgctcctgatcctgatcctgtgCTAGTGACGCGCTCTCTGTCTGCTGCTCCTGCGACCCTCAATAGTTTCGGACTTCCACTCGCACATATTGCAGCCAATTGGTTTCCTCGGTCAATTGTCTGCCGATTCTCAGCTGAACGCTGAAGGCTGTGCCAGAGAAAGAAAGAGCAAGTGACCTCGCTCATGCAGCCGTACGAAATCGCGATTATGATCGCCCTTGGTCCCCTAACTCGCAAATATCCAATTGTTATGACCGTAACTGGTCCAGTTGGGTGACAATCAACAAACAATGCGCTGGTAAACAGTTTACACCCTTGAGTAAGCCAACTGACATATTCGCACGTAATTGCTATTTGGGAATTCAATGACTTTCCGAAGTGCGCCGCATAAACGCGCCGAGTGTGACCAGCATCGGGAATGGACAAAATTCCAGCGTGAAAGACCGTGGAAATAACGCTcagaatataatttaattttagattgaacaaaaaattatggTTTCCCCCGATTCATAGAAATGACGAAAACAATAAATCACAAgtcatttatttttagattgaTATATTCTTGTTTCCGGCGAAATTTGGTGTATAAATAACTAGCAGCACCTCCCCCCCCAATTAGCgccattttcaaaaattcccATTTGAAGttggaattttatttttttgaatagcGCCTTATAAATAGACGAATAATTTACAAATTAGGAGACAGGACCCAGCTTAGACTACATGTGCGCGTTTGGGGGGTCAACTGCTTCTATAAGTCTGTATAAATGTATCTTTAAATTGCTAATGCTTATCACATAAACGCTGGTGCTTGGGTGTCCCAACTCTGTGCGCACATACGAAAACATACAAATTTAACAGAACTATGAACTATGGCTAAACTAACActaaaatttgtatattttgggAGGAGGGTAAGAGTGCGACCTGAGCAACGATTGGCACGGGACACGCTGGCGATTCGAGAGTGTGGTTTCTGGATACGTAGCTCCACCTCCACGACCCGACCCTGTCTAATGTCTACTGGCTGTTGCGCTTGAGACGCTCAACGTGCAAGTCATACAGCATCTTGTTCTTTTCGTAGTAAAATGGGTTTTGGTCGGCCCCCAGCTCCGGGTTGTATTCAAACACCCGTTCGGTGGACCCTCCAGGCACTGATGATGGTGCTCCTGTGAGCAGGTAGTTGTTGTTATCACTGTTGCCCAGGGGCGGAATGCTGcagctgctactgctgctgctgtttccgTCATCATAGTTGAGGTGAAGATTGTTTATGCGCTTCGAGAGAGGCGTCGATTCACAGGGCAGGTCGTCTTCCCGGCTGCGTTTCCTGGGAGAAGGACATCAAAGGAGCAGTTAGAGAGGAGCTATAATTGCGTTGCATTTGCCCATGTCAGGCGGTCCCATGGGATACGATGTGGTGGGGAGTGCAATTGTTCCTGATACTTTCTTACCTCGTCTTCATATATCCAGCCATTTTGTACAATTACTAGGGATTATTTCTATTTGTCTATTGTGTTTCGTTGAGTCTTTTTAATGTTCTTGTTTCTCTCTTGACAGCTATGGCAGTGTGACCAGATCAGCCCCTGACACCAGGCTCGTCGACCTACTCCAAGAGGAATCTATGTTTTTCTACACGAAATCAGCATAAATTTTCATTGGTTTGTATAGTTTGTTAACTAAGCAAAACATTTACAACCAAATTACAGGACTAGTTATGCCCAAGCATTCGAAAAGAGACAAAGAATGGCCGTTAGCTCGTGAGCGTGACGGTCAAATATAGCCGATAGGCGAACTATCGCACGCAAGTATCCGATGGTGCCATCGCTGTTTCTCCCCTCAACGCTGAAAAGAGAACACGAACTAACacacaaaagaaaattttagTTTTCCGTACATTTCAAGATTCAAGACCGACCCAGCCCAGAAAAGCGGAAAACAGACCGGACACGCCAACGACTGCAACTGCAATCAAACGTAAGTAGATCATGAACGGTGAGCGCCGGGTAGCACGGGTGTACCCGGGTAACAACTCGACAAATTGCAATTCCGACCAAAAGGAGAAAATTCTGAAGTGAAAAGTGAACGACGACGGCAGTGTGTGTGCGATTGACGGGTGTTGGTGTCGTCGGTGTGTTAGTGATTCGgcatgagtgtgtgtgtgcgtgtgtgcgagtgtgagTGCTGGTGTGACAAATGATTATAGTGGGTAGGGAGGGGGGGTTGTCCAAATTTCATTCTTTTCTTCCGAATTCCAATTTGTAAATAGCTTGGCTGGATGCCTGGCTTTCAACATTAATTGCACACCGATCCCGTGCTGCCGCAAACAAGTTTACATCACTCCGCCCGTCACTCGCCCAGCTGCcgtatgcaaaaaaaaataattaaattcatgaataatttgtgttttttttaaccGTTTGGTGTTGCAGTTGccgcagtggcagtggcagtggaagttaaaaaaaaaatacaatacaaaATGCATTCAAGTATGTGCACACGCACCAACAACCCACAcacaccagcaccagcacaaCCAGAGTTATGCGCCCCTATATGCGCCCGATTggacgtgtgtgtgtgtgtgtgtcacaTTAGAATTTTCTGGCTTATCTGTGTGttgttgctttccgttctTTCTTCTGTTTGCTGTTTTCTGTTTGAGTCATCGCTGCGCGGCGATTGTGATTGTgcgctggtgctggtgctggttgGTAGCTACATAGTTCGTAGCTGGTGACTGGTTACTGGTTACTGGCTACTGGATTGTGGCACTGCTATCCACCTTGATAAGGTGCAGGATAGGAAAACCGAACCGCACCCACTTATTGTCCTTATTGTCCCAAAGTAGGAAGTTATAGCTGGGGTTGGCCGAGTCACACGGTTTTGCTGCTTATCTCTCTTCTCAACCATCTCCCTTCTCCGCTTCCACTCTTCCAGCAGGAGCTTTCCACAACATGCAAACCATCAAGTGCGTGGTCGTCGGTGACGGAGCCGTGGGCAAGACCTGTCTGCTCATCTCCTACACAACCAACAAATTCCCCTCGGAGTACGTGCCCACGGTGTTCGACAACTATGCGGTGACGGTGATGATTGGCGGCGAGCCCTATACACTGGGCCTCTTCGATACGGCTGGTCAGGAGGATTACGATCGGCTGCGTCCGCTCTCCTACCCCCAGACGGACGTCTTCCTTGTCTGCTTCTCAGTAGTCAGTCCAAGTTCCTTTGAGAACGTCAAAGAGAAGGTGAGTGTTTCTAAGTTCTAAGTATAAACTTTCAGCTGGACTAACGTATTTGTTACAGTGGGTGCCGGAGATCACACACCATTGCCAGAAGACGCCGTTCCTGCTGGTGGGCACACAGATCGATTTGCGCGACGAGACCAGCACGCTGGAGAAACTGGCCAAGAACAAGCAGAAGCCCATCACCATGGAGCAGGGCGAGAAGCTGGCCAAGGAGCTGAAGGCAGTCAAGTATGTGGAGTGTTCGGCTCTGACGCAGAAGGGCCTCAAGAACGTATTCGACGAGGCCATTCTTGCCGCATTGGAGCCCCCAGAGCCGACCAAGAAGAGGAGGTGCAAATTCTTATAATTttccttatattttttttttccactccACCCCCCTCCCCCAACTATGTGTATCCTTTTCATTCTTGCTATCAGCCGTCGCAACATCCCGACGCCTTCCCAGTCCCCTTCGTCCACGCGACattcaatatatattcattatatatgttttaattgtaTTAATCAGCCTCCGATGCGGTCGGAGCTCAGACCTTAGCCCCAGCCCATTTTACTCGTGTCCATCTCGTCCTTATCTGTCTGTTGGCTTCCTCCGGAGCTAGAAGAGTGAATGTCGCAGAGTGGTAGTTGCTTTTCAACTCGGAATCATCTTCCGCCCCCGAAACCGCCccgaaaacaattttttttagccCCTAGAGCCCTACTTGAGCCCTACATGCAACTTGAAAGCACCCAAATAAAATCCAAGCCCGGTCCGCAGTACCATTTCTCGTCGGGTCCATTTCTGCTCCCATTCTGGTTTTTTGGCGCAATTTTCTTATTAAGTAAAGAGAAGAAACACAATAACaatatagcaaaaaaaaaatatttatatatttctttatatatGAATAAATACATACAAAAAGTAAgagaaaacagcaaaaaaaaaaatatatatatatatatatatatatatatatgaaaaaaaaaggattataaaataaaaaaaaaatgccacgAGCAATGTGGGAAGTAACaaatatgcaatattttgttttgcatCAGTCGTCGatcaaaaaagaaatatttgcAATCCGTGTCGAAGGCGACAGCGACAGAAGAACCCCCAAGAACAGCGTGAAACAAGCAGAAGTGCGAAgaacatataaaatattattgatAAACTAAAGTCGTAATGTTTAAACAGCGCAGGAAGGATTTCGCATATTATTATGTAAAACTAAGAGTATTGAGATATgattaaaagtaaaataaatgaaacgaaaacaacaacaaactaAGCGTTgcaaccacacacacacagacacacaacTGAAATCTACAatctatataaatatatatatatataaaactatgatatatatatatttaaatatgtataatcCATAAATTATAACAATAAACGGAAAACGGAGCAAGAGCAACAAACAAATTTGTATTGCAGTTCAGGAACAAAAGAAAGCGAAAGAAATACGAACTAatgcattttttaatatttttatatgtatacattatcaatttttacattttttttctagaCCTTAGTGATTTAACATTATTGATTTCAGATAATACCTTATAATAAAAACGAAATCCAAAACGATCTATTGAATATCTCTTCAGGAGCGATATCTGTTGGTTCTTAGGCCGGGGAGGGTCTTTAAAAGGGCTCTTTAAAAGAGTAATAGTATATATGGTATTATAGTCCTAGATGATCCTCTTCCGATCTAAGACTATATCTAATTCTAAGAAAATCTCATACCAAGGCACAACTGGAAAACATT
Encoded here:
- the LOC6502979 gene encoding uncharacterized protein LOC6502979 — translated: MAGYMKTRKRSREDDLPCESTPLSKRINNLHLNYDDGNSSSSSSCSIPPLGNSDNNNYLLTGAPSSVPGGSTERVFEYNPELGADQNPFYYEKNKMLYDLHVERLKRNSQ
- the LOC6503130 gene encoding cdc42 homolog isoform X1, with protein sequence MNAGAFHNMQTIKCVVVGDGAVGKTCLLISYTTNKFPSEYVPTVFDNYAVTVMIGGEPYTLGLFDTAGQEDYDRLRPLSYPQTDVFLVCFSVVSPSSFENVKEKWVPEITHHCQKTPFLLVGTQIDLRDETSTLEKLAKNKQKPITMEQGEKLAKELKAVKYVECSALTQKGLKNVFDEAILAALEPPEPTKKRRCKFL
- the LOC6503130 gene encoding cdc42 homolog isoform X2, which codes for MNGAFHNMQTIKCVVVGDGAVGKTCLLISYTTNKFPSEYVPTVFDNYAVTVMIGGEPYTLGLFDTAGQEDYDRLRPLSYPQTDVFLVCFSVVSPSSFENVKEKWVPEITHHCQKTPFLLVGTQIDLRDETSTLEKLAKNKQKPITMEQGEKLAKELKAVKYVECSALTQKGLKNVFDEAILAALEPPEPTKKRRCKFL
- the LOC6503130 gene encoding cdc42 homolog isoform X3, with product MQTIKCVVVGDGAVGKTCLLISYTTNKFPSEYVPTVFDNYAVTVMIGGEPYTLGLFDTAGQEDYDRLRPLSYPQTDVFLVCFSVVSPSSFENVKEKWVPEITHHCQKTPFLLVGTQIDLRDETSTLEKLAKNKQKPITMEQGEKLAKELKAVKYVECSALTQKGLKNVFDEAILAALEPPEPTKKRRCKFL